The Pseudosulfitobacter pseudonitzschiae genome includes a region encoding these proteins:
- a CDS encoding alkylphosphonate utilization protein codes for MPCPLCDTDAPLIDTPVPGGPKGSVAICATCAEQLDAPQADHFRALSSTMWSENAAVQVLAYRVLKKLDTDWARDALDMLYLDDDTLAWAHDVPADTGHRDANGVPLAVGDNVVLIKDLPVKGAGFTAKRGTPVRGISLVLDNPDHIEGRVEGQRIVILTQFVKKK; via the coding sequence ATGCCCTGCCCCCTGTGTGACACCGACGCCCCGCTGATCGACACGCCCGTTCCCGGCGGCCCCAAGGGCAGCGTGGCGATCTGCGCCACATGCGCGGAACAACTGGACGCGCCGCAGGCCGACCACTTTCGCGCCCTGTCTTCGACCATGTGGTCCGAAAATGCAGCGGTGCAGGTTCTGGCCTATCGCGTCCTGAAAAAGCTGGACACCGACTGGGCGCGGGATGCGCTGGATATGCTCTATCTGGACGATGACACGCTGGCGTGGGCGCACGATGTGCCCGCCGACACCGGCCACCGCGATGCCAACGGCGTGCCGCTGGCCGTGGGCGACAATGTGGTGCTGATCAAGGATCTACCGGTGAAGGGCGCGGGCTTTACCGCCAAGCGCGGCACGCCGGTACGGGGCATTTCGCTGGTGCTGGACAACCCCGACCACATCGAAGGCCGCGTCGAGGGCCAGCGCATTGTGATCCTGACGCAGTTCGTCAAGAAAAAGTAA
- a CDS encoding PaaI family thioesterase: MTPTAAQDVLDTMFAPWVLALQPRVASIDVDHCALVIPITADIARAGGIVSGQVMATLADTAMVLACMGHAGAMIPVSTVTLDTQFLRPGSGDSITARAEVTRAGKGTIFARCTLTAHPSGKDIALATATFAKPSG; this comes from the coding sequence ATGACCCCCACCGCTGCCCAAGATGTTCTCGACACCATGTTTGCCCCTTGGGTACTGGCCTTGCAGCCGCGTGTGGCCTCGATCGACGTGGATCATTGTGCGCTGGTCATTCCGATCACCGCTGATATTGCGCGGGCGGGCGGGATTGTGTCGGGGCAGGTCATGGCGACGCTGGCCGATACGGCGATGGTGCTGGCGTGCATGGGCCATGCGGGCGCGATGATCCCTGTGTCGACTGTCACGCTGGACACGCAGTTTCTGCGCCCCGGCAGCGGTGACAGCATCACCGCGCGGGCCGAGGTCACACGCGCCGGAAAAGGCACGATTTTTGCGCGCTGCACGCTGACGGCGCATCCCTCGGGCAAGGATATTGCGCTGGCTACGGCGACCTTTGCCAAGCCCTCAGGCTGA
- a CDS encoding DNA gyrase/topoisomerase IV subunit B, whose translation MTDLLSGSEPASDYDASSIQVLEDMEHVRLRPGMYIGGKDDRALHHMVAEIIDNSMDEAVAGHATWIEVELHENGHVSVRDNGRGIPTGPHPKDPTKSALEIIFCTLNAGGKFSGDSYETSGGLHGVGSSVVNALSDHLRVEVARNKELYAMEFSRGLPQGKLERIGAAPNRRGTAVTFHPDPDIFGALQLKPARLFKMARSKAYLFSGVEIRWKTEIDDGETPKEAKFHFPGGLADYLKEAMGGATTYAETPFAGSVSFEKFKVPGKVEWAINWTPARDGFIQSYCNTVPTPEGGTHEAGFWAAILKGIKAYGELVNNRKATTITREDLMTGAGALVSCFIRDPEFVGQTKDRLATVEAQRMVENSVRDHFDNWLAADTKSAGAILDFLVLRAEERLRRRQEKETSRKTATQKLRLPGKLTDCSSKSREGTELFIVEGDSAGGSAKMARDRKTQALLPLRGKILNVLGAASAKLGSNAEISDLSQALGVSLGAKFNVDDLRYDKVIIMTDADVDGAHIAALLMTFFFTQMRPMIDAGHLYLACPPLYRLTQGSRRAYCLDEAERDMWLEKGLGGSGKIDVSRFKGLGEMDAKDLKDTTMNPATRKLIRVTIDEDEPGQTGDLVERLMGKKPELRFEYIQENARFVVELDV comes from the coding sequence ATGACTGACCTTCTGTCCGGGTCCGAACCCGCTTCGGATTATGATGCCTCCTCGATCCAGGTGCTGGAGGATATGGAACACGTCCGCCTGCGCCCCGGCATGTATATCGGCGGCAAGGACGACAGGGCGTTGCACCATATGGTGGCCGAGATCATAGACAACTCGATGGACGAGGCGGTGGCGGGGCACGCCACGTGGATCGAGGTCGAACTGCACGAGAACGGCCATGTGTCGGTGCGCGACAACGGGCGCGGGATTCCCACGGGGCCGCATCCCAAAGACCCTACGAAATCGGCGCTCGAGATCATCTTTTGCACGCTGAACGCGGGCGGCAAGTTTTCCGGTGACAGCTATGAAACCTCGGGCGGTTTGCACGGGGTCGGGTCGTCTGTGGTGAACGCGCTGTCGGACCATCTGCGGGTCGAAGTGGCGCGCAACAAGGAACTCTATGCAATGGAGTTTTCGCGCGGCCTGCCCCAAGGCAAGCTGGAGAGGATCGGCGCGGCACCGAACCGGCGTGGCACGGCGGTGACCTTTCACCCCGACCCCGACATCTTTGGCGCATTGCAACTGAAGCCTGCGCGTCTGTTCAAGATGGCGCGCTCCAAGGCCTATCTGTTCTCGGGTGTTGAAATCCGCTGGAAGACCGAGATCGACGATGGCGAGACCCCGAAAGAGGCGAAGTTCCACTTTCCGGGCGGTCTGGCTGATTATCTGAAAGAGGCGATGGGCGGTGCGACCACCTATGCCGAGACGCCCTTTGCCGGATCGGTATCGTTCGAAAAATTCAAAGTGCCGGGCAAGGTGGAATGGGCGATCAACTGGACGCCCGCCCGCGACGGGTTCATCCAGTCGTATTGCAACACGGTCCCCACGCCCGAGGGTGGCACCCATGAGGCCGGTTTCTGGGCTGCGATTCTCAAGGGGATCAAGGCCTATGGCGAGTTGGTGAACAACCGCAAGGCCACCACCATCACCCGCGAGGATCTGATGACGGGGGCCGGTGCGCTGGTGTCGTGTTTTATCCGCGACCCCGAATTCGTGGGCCAGACCAAGGACCGGCTGGCCACGGTCGAAGCGCAGCGGATGGTGGAAAACTCGGTGCGCGACCATTTTGACAACTGGCTGGCGGCGGATACGAAATCGGCGGGGGCCATTCTGGATTTCCTCGTGCTGCGCGCCGAAGAGCGGCTGCGGCGGCGTCAGGAAAAAGAAACCTCGCGCAAGACGGCGACGCAAAAGCTGCGCCTGCCCGGCAAGCTGACGGATTGTTCGTCGAAGTCGCGCGAGGGGACGGAACTGTTTATCGTCGAGGGCGACAGCGCGGGCGGATCGGCCAAGATGGCACGGGACCGCAAGACGCAGGCCTTGCTGCCGTTGCGCGGCAAAATTCTGAACGTGCTGGGGGCGGCCTCGGCAAAGTTGGGGTCGAATGCCGAGATTTCCGATCTGTCGCAGGCGCTTGGCGTGTCTTTGGGGGCGAAATTCAACGTCGATGACCTGCGCTATGACAAGGTCATCATCATGACCGACGCGGATGTGGACGGGGCACACATTGCCGCACTGCTGATGACGTTCTTTTTCACCCAGATGCGGCCGATGATTGACGCAGGCCATCTGTATCTGGCCTGTCCGCCGCTGTACCGTCTGACCCAAGGTTCGCGGCGCGCCTATTGTCTGGACGAGGCCGAGCGGGATATGTGGCTGGAAAAGGGTCTGGGCGGCAGTGGCAAGATCGACGTATCGCGGTTCAAGGGTCTGGGCGAAATGGACGCGAAAGACCTGAAAGACACCACGATGAACCCCGCCACCCGCAAGCTGATCCGCGTGACCATCGACGAGGACGAACCGGGCCAGACCGGCGATCTGGTGGAGCGGCTGATGGGCAAGAAGCCGGAGCTGCGGTTCGAGTACATTCAGGAAAACGCGCGGTTTGTGGTGGAGCTGGATGTTTGA
- a CDS encoding STAS/SEC14 domain-containing protein yields the protein MMTVSKPSANRVDIVLSGPLDAEMMGGALDRMIAASEGVSHGQMCFLVEDFEMPTVGAMMAELVRMPRMMAAIMRFDRCAVLSDVAWLRTTAEIEGRVIPSIEIKSFALAQGDDAEAWLAGEDDGTDEDENFPV from the coding sequence ATGATGACTGTTTCCAAACCTTCGGCCAACCGTGTCGATATCGTGCTTTCGGGGCCTCTTGATGCAGAAATGATGGGAGGCGCGCTGGATCGGATGATCGCGGCGTCCGAGGGCGTCAGTCACGGGCAGATGTGTTTTCTGGTCGAGGACTTCGAGATGCCGACGGTGGGGGCGATGATGGCCGAACTGGTGCGGATGCCACGGATGATGGCGGCGATCATGCGCTTTGACCGGTGCGCAGTGTTGTCGGATGTGGCCTGGCTGCGCACCACGGCAGAGATCGAAGGCCGGGTGATCCCGTCGATCGAAATCAAAAGCTTTGCGCTGGCGCAGGGCGATGATGCGGAAGCGTGGCTTGCCGGAGAGGACGACGGGACGGACGAGGACGAGAATTTTCCGGTCTAG
- a CDS encoding sulfotransferase family 2 domain-containing protein — protein sequence MFVPRSLFERIIPNSGLKMLFIHTPKCGGSMVGHAFGRHFRRCVSVRHAKLKGHLTWVEYRDRLLEIGQPISDFKTFSVVRNPFEWHFSWFNYLQHQKPHRTGYYIEHEMFQSFSFSDYVSWLDDAEAPRTPRHDMGKQLADWVCDENGEVVITEILRQERLSSDLTALKDRYRLKINVPKTQVNAFSRGKDFRSYYSDNDISAIAKRHQRDLELFGYAFE from the coding sequence ATGTTTGTCCCACGTAGTTTGTTTGAAAGAATCATCCCCAATTCGGGCCTCAAGATGCTTTTTATCCACACGCCAAAGTGCGGCGGAAGCATGGTCGGGCACGCATTCGGTCGCCATTTCAGGCGGTGCGTGTCTGTTAGACACGCCAAACTAAAAGGACATTTGACATGGGTAGAGTATCGCGATCGGCTTTTGGAAATCGGCCAGCCAATTTCCGATTTCAAGACTTTTAGTGTGGTTCGGAATCCGTTTGAATGGCATTTTTCCTGGTTTAATTATCTACAGCATCAAAAACCTCATCGAACGGGATACTACATTGAGCACGAGATGTTTCAAAGCTTCAGCTTTTCTGACTATGTCTCATGGTTGGATGACGCCGAGGCACCTCGTACTCCCCGACACGACATGGGAAAGCAACTCGCTGATTGGGTGTGCGATGAAAACGGCGAAGTGGTAATAACCGAGATACTACGCCAAGAACGCCTATCTAGCGACCTCACCGCTTTAAAAGACCGGTACAGATTGAAAATCAACGTGCCCAAAACGCAAGTCAACGCATTTAGCAGAGGGAAGGATTTCAGAAGCTATTATTCAGACAATGACATTTCAGCTATCGCCAAGCGCCATCAACGGGATTTAGAGTTGTTCGGTTACGCATTTGAATGA
- a CDS encoding 2OG-Fe(II) oxygenase: protein MLSVHVVPDAFSVGECEAIIAAIAGAPTNEALLVGRNKDHALRTAELVWIDDVDGMGWVMDRLIDLVRRSNLNHFCFDLTAFEESPQVAIYTAQDAGHFAWHSDIGGGPVSAKRKLTLVLQLSPDDAYEGGDLEFMPGAQVLTANRTQGCVSVFPSFTLHQVTPVASGVRHSLTVWAHGPAFR from the coding sequence ATGTTGTCAGTGCATGTGGTGCCCGACGCCTTTAGCGTGGGCGAATGCGAGGCGATCATCGCCGCGATTGCAGGGGCGCCCACGAACGAGGCGCTGTTGGTGGGGCGCAACAAGGACCACGCCCTGCGCACCGCCGAACTGGTCTGGATCGACGATGTGGATGGCATGGGCTGGGTGATGGACCGGCTGATCGACCTTGTGCGGCGCAGCAACCTGAACCATTTCTGCTTTGACCTGACCGCCTTTGAGGAAAGCCCGCAGGTGGCGATCTATACGGCGCAGGACGCGGGCCACTTTGCGTGGCATTCCGACATCGGCGGCGGCCCCGTATCGGCCAAACGCAAACTGACGCTGGTGCTGCAACTGAGCCCCGACGACGCCTATGAGGGCGGTGATCTGGAGTTTATGCCCGGCGCACAGGTGCTGACGGCGAACCGGACGCAGGGCTGCGTCAGCGTGTTTCCCAGCTTTACCCTGCATCAGGTGACACCGGTGGCAAGCGGCGTGCGCCATTCGCTGACCGTTTGGGCGCACGGGCCTGCGTTCCGGTGA
- a CDS encoding SH3 domain-containing protein, whose protein sequence is MRKAIITACVAGAIGALSIATPALAGFSGRYVVARVEVDDMLKMRAGPGTGYKVILGLPNGTGVYVYKCIETGGTRWCKVALQQARGMTGFVSWAYLRKN, encoded by the coding sequence ATGCGCAAAGCCATCATCACAGCATGTGTCGCGGGGGCCATCGGCGCCCTGTCCATCGCCACCCCCGCGCTGGCGGGATTTTCCGGCCGCTACGTGGTGGCGCGGGTCGAGGTGGATGACATGCTGAAAATGCGCGCCGGCCCCGGCACCGGCTATAAGGTGATTTTGGGCCTGCCGAACGGGACCGGTGTTTATGTTTATAAATGCATCGAAACCGGCGGCACCCGCTGGTGCAAAGTGGCGTTGCAGCAGGCGCGCGGCATGACGGGCTTTGTTTCTTGGGCCTATCTGCGCAAGAACTGA
- a CDS encoding alpha/beta fold hydrolase, whose translation MTMQAGMHDLNGQPFYVRTWGDPALPRLLLLHGFPEYGGAWEDFAPLLADRFHVIAPDQRGYGRSWAPADVGEYTASKLVSDMVALIGDDGPVTVLGHDWGAGVAYALAFMHPELVSRLIIANGVHPAPFQREMAKGGAQSEASQYINYLRAEGSEDKLAANDFEKLLALFSAKMDMSWLQGDVLARYKEAWGRPGRLRGMINWYRASPLVVADPGKPVTDLRALPVERLQVRCPHLLIWGAGDIALLPAATEGLEDFAADLTRVEIADADHWLFHQKPQEIADVVRDWLDRT comes from the coding sequence ATGACAATGCAGGCAGGGATGCACGATCTGAACGGGCAGCCGTTTTATGTCCGCACATGGGGCGACCCTGCCCTGCCCCGCCTGTTGCTGCTGCACGGGTTCCCCGAATATGGCGGCGCGTGGGAAGATTTTGCGCCGTTGCTGGCGGACCGGTTCCATGTGATCGCCCCCGACCAGCGCGGATACGGGCGCAGTTGGGCGCCTGCCGATGTTGGGGAATATACCGCGTCGAAACTGGTGTCGGACATGGTGGCGCTGATCGGCGACGACGGGCCCGTGACGGTGCTGGGGCATGACTGGGGCGCGGGCGTGGCCTATGCGCTGGCGTTCATGCACCCCGAACTGGTGTCGCGGCTGATCATCGCCAATGGCGTCCACCCGGCCCCGTTCCAGCGCGAGATGGCAAAGGGCGGCGCGCAATCCGAGGCGTCGCAATACATCAACTACCTGCGGGCCGAAGGGTCCGAGGACAAGCTGGCGGCCAATGATTTCGAAAAGCTGCTGGCGCTGTTTTCGGCCAAGATGGATATGTCGTGGCTGCAAGGCGACGTGCTGGCGCGCTATAAGGAGGCATGGGGCCGTCCGGGGCGGTTGCGCGGGATGATCAACTGGTATCGCGCCTCGCCCTTGGTGGTGGCGGATCCCGGCAAGCCGGTGACCGATTTGCGCGCGCTGCCAGTAGAGCGGTTGCAGGTGCGCTGCCCGCATCTGCTGATATGGGGGGCGGGGGATATTGCGCTGTTGCCCGCCGCGACCGAGGGGCTGGAAGATTTTGCCGCCGATCTGACGCGGGTTGAAATCGCGGATGCCGACCACTGGCTGTTTCACCAGAAGCCGCAGGAAATTGCGGATGTGGTGCGCGACTGGCTGGACCGGACCTGA